One Hippoglossus hippoglossus isolate fHipHip1 chromosome 13, fHipHip1.pri, whole genome shotgun sequence genomic window carries:
- the ssh2a gene encoding protein phosphatase Slingshot homolog 2 isoform X2, with translation MALVTVQRSPTPSTTSSPCVSESGSGEDDRRSQPRSISESFLTVKGAALFLPRGNSPTPNSAPPISQRRNKHTGDLQKHLQTMFTVLRPEDTIRLAVRLESAYPQVTRYMVVVSTNGRQDTEESIVLGMDFVSSDSCCTVGLILPLWSDTLIHLDGDGGFSVSTVNRVHVFKPVSVQAMWSALQSLHKACDVARCHNYYPGSLFLTWISYYQSRISSNQICVNEWNAMQDVESHRANSPVPFTDLPTERERTERLIKMRLREIMMLKDLENVTCKEIRTELEMQMVCNLREFKEFIDNEMIVILGQMDSPTEIFEHVYLGSEWNASNLEELQNSGVRYILNVTREIDNFFPGMFEYHNIRVYDEEATNLLEYWNETYKFITKAKKAGAKCLVHCKMGVSRSASTVIAYAMKEYGWDLDTAFDYVKERRAVTKPNPSFMKQLEEYQGILLASKQRHNKLWRSHSESDLSDRSESMCKASSHSLGRSDSHNNNTSSPSLHHFLGVAVLQALGAEDSAKLNSTPSESETHTNGLCDSPVQEEVRSDCEDPFLHPLPSPRAATVVPEERLDNSASVAVTVPVALPHPPPSLHILPPTPELQRVRRSPPTHLSISVPKHKPTELSLTLHERSSSEEVSPLTLGSTDSDIIDQSLSDLSDKHSPLSPANAAPLLLTLPLAPNDDNNNPSELQVGSDCNSRCDADGSSNHSTDSIDFFSAREKFLGLAQDSKTWTLSEQTQQRTPSPYEENGETDDKEEEEQGNGSQVSQLSEDSDDKASPHHPHHDNGVSVRHIVTEIEAICHPESFFPPSPSSSSSSPLAPSSHSLRLIPPEPQEEAVSCEFDHASSSPPSRPQSPSMLQCDWPAGSVRRATEQLEQKLRQEMEIIAVSQRSPLHSPSAEQPPVRLSLCSPSTEHPPPLHSTEQSDTQGEIMAESAKSKDSEKQTGSQHELQRLDPSGIHKLPEPPCSPHSDNSHVSGAIPVTVHTSVDSHMLTSSLASTSPLVEPSLNTSCPSQGQSQLHSQSQQGQTLPQACSHKMTLDGATVQESDTDERLETNSQGSQGGCGPGCDAQSRLAHGSQELERIQQTLSELQAFLHEGVGLETTDSEAQEVGQPQAQRDTMDTEPGHCKEPSSEHTSPELEGQRLRNGREGKSFLELTGWHRAMELEARIRQAGLTPPSLMKRSASLAKLDCLELSANDLSDLDLRSHIRTTSSHSQDSLSTSPSHLDDTWKKQKVLARNICAEKTGWLRDDSSSPQSMADSSEETGEREETDSIGSGAVATSRQQSRGHSSRRSRRASAEKKQRSITVLYNTM, from the exons TATCAGTGAGAGCTTCCTCACAGTAAAAGGTGCAGCCCTGTTCCTTCCCAGGGGTAACAGCCCAACGCCGAACTCTGCACCTCCTATCAGCCAGCGCAGGAACAAGCACACAG GTGATCTCCAGAAACACCTTCAGACTATGTTCACCGTTCTGCGGCCAGAGGACACCATCCGACTG GCTGTGCGTCTCGAGAGCGCCTACCCTCAGGTAACCCGCTACATGGTGGTCGTCTCCACCAACGGCAGacaggacacagaggagagcaTCGTTCTCGGCATGGACTTTGTCTCTTCTGATAG CTGCTGTACGGTGGGTCTGATTCTACCTCTGTGGAGTGACACTCTGATCCACTTGGATGGAGATGG TGGCTTTAGTGTCTCGACAGTGAACAGGGTTCATGTCTTCAAGCCTGTTTCTGTCCAGGCCATGTG GTCAGCCCTCCAGTCCCTCCACAAAGCGTGCGACGTGGCTCGCTGCCACAACTACTACCCCGGCAGCCTGTTCCTCACATGGATCAGCTACTACCAGAGCAGGATCTCCTCTAACCAGATCTGTGTCAACGAGTGGAACGCCATGCAGGACGTAGAGTCGCACCGTGCAAACTCACCTGTCCCCTTCACAGACCT GCCCACAGAGAGGGAGCGCACAGAGAGGCTCATCAAGATGCGCCTCCGAGAGATCATGATGCTAAAAGATCTGGAGAATGTCACCTGCAAGGAG ATCCGAACAGAGCTGGAGATGCAGATGGTGTGTAACCTGAGGGAGTTCAAAGAGTTCATAGACAACGAGATGATAGTCATCCTGGGACAGATGGATAGTCCCACTGAGATCTTTGAACACGTCTATCTG GGCTCCGAGTGGAACGCATCcaacctggaggagctgcagaacagtGG AGTGCGATACATCCTGAATGTGACGAGGGAAATAGACAACTTTTTCCCGGGAATGTTTGAGTACCACAACATCAGAGTGTACGATGAGGAGGCCACGAACCTGCTGGAGTACTGGAACGAAACCTACAAGTTCATCACTAAAGCAAA gaAAGCCGGTGCTAAGTGTTTGGTTCACTGTAAGATGGGCGTGAGTCGCTCGGCCTCCACAGTGATCGCCTACGCCATGAAGGAGTACGGCTGGGACCTGGACACCGCCTTCGACTATGTGAAGGAGAGACGGGCTGTCACCAAACCAAACCCTTCCTTCATGAAACAGCTGGAGGAGTATCAGGGAATTCTGCTGGCCAG CAAACAAAGGCACAATAAGCTATGGCGCTCCCACTCTGAAAGTGACCTATCAGATCGCTCAGAGTCTATGTGTAAAGCGTCCTCGCACTCTCTGGGCCGCTCAGActctcacaacaacaacacctcctccccctccttaCATCACTTCCTGGGCGTGGCTGTGCTGCAAGCGCTCGGTGCTGAAGACTCTGCCAAATTGAACTCCACACCGTCtgagtcagagacacacaccaacGGTCTGTGTGACTCACCGGTTCAGGAGGAGGTCAGATCGGATTGTGAAGATCCCTTCCTGCATCCCCTCCCGAGTCCCCGAGCAGCCACTGTAGTCCCTGAGGAAAGACTGGACAATTCAGCGAGCGTGGCTGTCACTGTGCCTGTTGCTCTACCCCACCCGCCACCGTCGCTCCACATCCTACCTCCTACGCCTGAACTCCAGCGCGTTCGCCGGAGTCCTCCTACACATCTGTCCATTTCAGTGCCCAAACACAAACCGACAGAATTATCCCTCACTTTGCACGAGCGAAGCAGCTCGGAGGAAGTCTCCCCTCTCACTCTGGGATCCACTGACTCCGACATTATAGATCAGTCATTATCTGATTTAAGTGACAAACACAGCCCTCTCAGCCCTGCAAACGCTGCCCCTCTCCTGCTGACTCTGCCCCTCGCTCCCAACGatgacaacaacaaccccaGTGAGTTACAGGTGGGTAGTGATTGCAACAGCCGCTGCGATGCCGATGGCTCATCAAACCACAGCACGGACAGCATCGACTTCTTCAGTGCCAGAGAAAAGTTTCTGGGCTTGGCCCAAGACAGCAAAACTTGGACACTTTCAGAGCAGACACAACAGAGGACTCCATCGCCATATGAAGAAAACGGAGAAACGGACgataaggaggaagaggagcaggggaaTGGGAGTCAG GTATCTCAGCTGTCTGAAGACAGTGATGACAAAGCCAGCCCTCATCACCCTCACCATGACAACGGAGTATCAGTTCGCCATATTGTCACTGAGATCGAAGCCATATGCCACCCAGAGTCGTTCTTTCCTCCGTCTccatcctccagctcctcttcgCCCCTCGCTCCGTCCTCCCACAGCCTTCGGCTCATTCCCCCGGAACCTCAGGAGGAGGCAGTGTCCTGTGAATTCGACCACGCCTCATCATCGCCACCCTCCCGCCCGCAGTCTCCCTCCATGTTGCAGTGCGACTGGCCAGCAGGCTCGGTGCGGCGGGCTACCgagcagctggagcagaagcTGAGACAGGAAATGGAGATCATAGCGGTATCTCAGCGATCCCCACTGCATTCGCCCAGTGCCGAACAGCCCCCTGTCAGACTGTCCCTGTGCTCCCCGAGCACTGAACACCCTCCTCCCCTTCACTCcacagaacaaagtgacacTCAGGGAGAGATCATGGCTGAATCTGCTAAGTCCAAAGactcagagaaacaaacagggtCACAACACGAGCTTCAAAGACTCGACCCCTCAGGCATACACAAACTCCCGGAGCCTCCCTGCTCCCCTCACTCAGATAACAGCCACGTCTCTGGTGCTATACCTGTCACTGTGCACACATCCGTAGATAGCCATatgctgacatcatcactgGCCTCTACTAGTCCATTAGTAGAACCATCTCTAAATACCTCATGTCCTTCCCAAGGACAGAGCCAGCTCCACAGCCAAAGCCAGCAGGGTCAGACCCTGCCCCAGGCCTGTTCACACAAAATGACTCTGGATGGGGCAACAGTGCAGGAGTCAGACACTGATGAAAGGCTGGAGACTAATTCCCAGGGCAGCCAAGGGGGATGTGGCCCCGGCTGTGACGCCCAGAGCAGGCTGGCTCATGGCAGTCAGGAGCTAGAGAGGATTCAGCAGACGCTGAGTGAGCTGCAGGCCTTCCTCCATGAGGGCGTCGGCCTTGAGACAACGGACAGTGAAGCACAGGAGGTGGGGCAGCCTCAGGCGCAGAGAGACACTATGGACACAGAGCCCGGACATTGTAAAGAGCCGAGTTCTGAACACACCTCTCCAGAACTGGAAGGACAGCGTCTCCGAAATGGGCGAGAAGGCAAGAGCTTCCTGGAGTTGACGGGGTGGCACAGAGCCATGGAGCTGGAGGCTCGCATCCGCCAGGCAGGCCTCACCCCTCCTTCTCTCATGAAGAGGTCGGCCTCATTGGCCAAACTGGACTGTCTGGAGCTGTCAGCCAACGACCTCAGCGACTTGGACCTGAGGTCGCACATCAGAACGACATCGTCCCACTCTCAGGACTCTCTCTCCACGTCCCCATCCCACCTCGACGATACCTGGAAGAAGCAGAAGGTGTTGGCTCGAAACATTTGTGCCGAAAAGACAGGTTGGCTCCGCGATGACTCATCCTCGCCACAGTCTATGGCCGATTCCTCCGAAGAGACgggtgagagggaggaaacCGACAGTATTGGGAGCGGCGCGGTTGCCACATCACGTCAGCAGAGTCGGGGACACTCATCGAGGCGTTCTCGCAGAGCATCTGCTGAGAAAAAGCAGCGATCCATCACTGTGCTATACAATACTATGTAA
- the ssh2a gene encoding protein phosphatase Slingshot homolog 2 isoform X1 produces MTLGAVSGSGSSAAVSFCSCCGAKMVPHFSDDAVVSTNQINQLISESFLTVKGAALFLPRGNSPTPNSAPPISQRRNKHTGDLQKHLQTMFTVLRPEDTIRLAVRLESAYPQVTRYMVVVSTNGRQDTEESIVLGMDFVSSDSCCTVGLILPLWSDTLIHLDGDGGFSVSTVNRVHVFKPVSVQAMWSALQSLHKACDVARCHNYYPGSLFLTWISYYQSRISSNQICVNEWNAMQDVESHRANSPVPFTDLPTERERTERLIKMRLREIMMLKDLENVTCKEIRTELEMQMVCNLREFKEFIDNEMIVILGQMDSPTEIFEHVYLGSEWNASNLEELQNSGVRYILNVTREIDNFFPGMFEYHNIRVYDEEATNLLEYWNETYKFITKAKKAGAKCLVHCKMGVSRSASTVIAYAMKEYGWDLDTAFDYVKERRAVTKPNPSFMKQLEEYQGILLASKQRHNKLWRSHSESDLSDRSESMCKASSHSLGRSDSHNNNTSSPSLHHFLGVAVLQALGAEDSAKLNSTPSESETHTNGLCDSPVQEEVRSDCEDPFLHPLPSPRAATVVPEERLDNSASVAVTVPVALPHPPPSLHILPPTPELQRVRRSPPTHLSISVPKHKPTELSLTLHERSSSEEVSPLTLGSTDSDIIDQSLSDLSDKHSPLSPANAAPLLLTLPLAPNDDNNNPSELQVGSDCNSRCDADGSSNHSTDSIDFFSAREKFLGLAQDSKTWTLSEQTQQRTPSPYEENGETDDKEEEEQGNGSQVSQLSEDSDDKASPHHPHHDNGVSVRHIVTEIEAICHPESFFPPSPSSSSSSPLAPSSHSLRLIPPEPQEEAVSCEFDHASSSPPSRPQSPSMLQCDWPAGSVRRATEQLEQKLRQEMEIIAVSQRSPLHSPSAEQPPVRLSLCSPSTEHPPPLHSTEQSDTQGEIMAESAKSKDSEKQTGSQHELQRLDPSGIHKLPEPPCSPHSDNSHVSGAIPVTVHTSVDSHMLTSSLASTSPLVEPSLNTSCPSQGQSQLHSQSQQGQTLPQACSHKMTLDGATVQESDTDERLETNSQGSQGGCGPGCDAQSRLAHGSQELERIQQTLSELQAFLHEGVGLETTDSEAQEVGQPQAQRDTMDTEPGHCKEPSSEHTSPELEGQRLRNGREGKSFLELTGWHRAMELEARIRQAGLTPPSLMKRSASLAKLDCLELSANDLSDLDLRSHIRTTSSHSQDSLSTSPSHLDDTWKKQKVLARNICAEKTGWLRDDSSSPQSMADSSEETGEREETDSIGSGAVATSRQQSRGHSSRRSRRASAEKKQRSITVLYNTM; encoded by the exons TATCAGTGAGAGCTTCCTCACAGTAAAAGGTGCAGCCCTGTTCCTTCCCAGGGGTAACAGCCCAACGCCGAACTCTGCACCTCCTATCAGCCAGCGCAGGAACAAGCACACAG GTGATCTCCAGAAACACCTTCAGACTATGTTCACCGTTCTGCGGCCAGAGGACACCATCCGACTG GCTGTGCGTCTCGAGAGCGCCTACCCTCAGGTAACCCGCTACATGGTGGTCGTCTCCACCAACGGCAGacaggacacagaggagagcaTCGTTCTCGGCATGGACTTTGTCTCTTCTGATAG CTGCTGTACGGTGGGTCTGATTCTACCTCTGTGGAGTGACACTCTGATCCACTTGGATGGAGATGG TGGCTTTAGTGTCTCGACAGTGAACAGGGTTCATGTCTTCAAGCCTGTTTCTGTCCAGGCCATGTG GTCAGCCCTCCAGTCCCTCCACAAAGCGTGCGACGTGGCTCGCTGCCACAACTACTACCCCGGCAGCCTGTTCCTCACATGGATCAGCTACTACCAGAGCAGGATCTCCTCTAACCAGATCTGTGTCAACGAGTGGAACGCCATGCAGGACGTAGAGTCGCACCGTGCAAACTCACCTGTCCCCTTCACAGACCT GCCCACAGAGAGGGAGCGCACAGAGAGGCTCATCAAGATGCGCCTCCGAGAGATCATGATGCTAAAAGATCTGGAGAATGTCACCTGCAAGGAG ATCCGAACAGAGCTGGAGATGCAGATGGTGTGTAACCTGAGGGAGTTCAAAGAGTTCATAGACAACGAGATGATAGTCATCCTGGGACAGATGGATAGTCCCACTGAGATCTTTGAACACGTCTATCTG GGCTCCGAGTGGAACGCATCcaacctggaggagctgcagaacagtGG AGTGCGATACATCCTGAATGTGACGAGGGAAATAGACAACTTTTTCCCGGGAATGTTTGAGTACCACAACATCAGAGTGTACGATGAGGAGGCCACGAACCTGCTGGAGTACTGGAACGAAACCTACAAGTTCATCACTAAAGCAAA gaAAGCCGGTGCTAAGTGTTTGGTTCACTGTAAGATGGGCGTGAGTCGCTCGGCCTCCACAGTGATCGCCTACGCCATGAAGGAGTACGGCTGGGACCTGGACACCGCCTTCGACTATGTGAAGGAGAGACGGGCTGTCACCAAACCAAACCCTTCCTTCATGAAACAGCTGGAGGAGTATCAGGGAATTCTGCTGGCCAG CAAACAAAGGCACAATAAGCTATGGCGCTCCCACTCTGAAAGTGACCTATCAGATCGCTCAGAGTCTATGTGTAAAGCGTCCTCGCACTCTCTGGGCCGCTCAGActctcacaacaacaacacctcctccccctccttaCATCACTTCCTGGGCGTGGCTGTGCTGCAAGCGCTCGGTGCTGAAGACTCTGCCAAATTGAACTCCACACCGTCtgagtcagagacacacaccaacGGTCTGTGTGACTCACCGGTTCAGGAGGAGGTCAGATCGGATTGTGAAGATCCCTTCCTGCATCCCCTCCCGAGTCCCCGAGCAGCCACTGTAGTCCCTGAGGAAAGACTGGACAATTCAGCGAGCGTGGCTGTCACTGTGCCTGTTGCTCTACCCCACCCGCCACCGTCGCTCCACATCCTACCTCCTACGCCTGAACTCCAGCGCGTTCGCCGGAGTCCTCCTACACATCTGTCCATTTCAGTGCCCAAACACAAACCGACAGAATTATCCCTCACTTTGCACGAGCGAAGCAGCTCGGAGGAAGTCTCCCCTCTCACTCTGGGATCCACTGACTCCGACATTATAGATCAGTCATTATCTGATTTAAGTGACAAACACAGCCCTCTCAGCCCTGCAAACGCTGCCCCTCTCCTGCTGACTCTGCCCCTCGCTCCCAACGatgacaacaacaaccccaGTGAGTTACAGGTGGGTAGTGATTGCAACAGCCGCTGCGATGCCGATGGCTCATCAAACCACAGCACGGACAGCATCGACTTCTTCAGTGCCAGAGAAAAGTTTCTGGGCTTGGCCCAAGACAGCAAAACTTGGACACTTTCAGAGCAGACACAACAGAGGACTCCATCGCCATATGAAGAAAACGGAGAAACGGACgataaggaggaagaggagcaggggaaTGGGAGTCAG GTATCTCAGCTGTCTGAAGACAGTGATGACAAAGCCAGCCCTCATCACCCTCACCATGACAACGGAGTATCAGTTCGCCATATTGTCACTGAGATCGAAGCCATATGCCACCCAGAGTCGTTCTTTCCTCCGTCTccatcctccagctcctcttcgCCCCTCGCTCCGTCCTCCCACAGCCTTCGGCTCATTCCCCCGGAACCTCAGGAGGAGGCAGTGTCCTGTGAATTCGACCACGCCTCATCATCGCCACCCTCCCGCCCGCAGTCTCCCTCCATGTTGCAGTGCGACTGGCCAGCAGGCTCGGTGCGGCGGGCTACCgagcagctggagcagaagcTGAGACAGGAAATGGAGATCATAGCGGTATCTCAGCGATCCCCACTGCATTCGCCCAGTGCCGAACAGCCCCCTGTCAGACTGTCCCTGTGCTCCCCGAGCACTGAACACCCTCCTCCCCTTCACTCcacagaacaaagtgacacTCAGGGAGAGATCATGGCTGAATCTGCTAAGTCCAAAGactcagagaaacaaacagggtCACAACACGAGCTTCAAAGACTCGACCCCTCAGGCATACACAAACTCCCGGAGCCTCCCTGCTCCCCTCACTCAGATAACAGCCACGTCTCTGGTGCTATACCTGTCACTGTGCACACATCCGTAGATAGCCATatgctgacatcatcactgGCCTCTACTAGTCCATTAGTAGAACCATCTCTAAATACCTCATGTCCTTCCCAAGGACAGAGCCAGCTCCACAGCCAAAGCCAGCAGGGTCAGACCCTGCCCCAGGCCTGTTCACACAAAATGACTCTGGATGGGGCAACAGTGCAGGAGTCAGACACTGATGAAAGGCTGGAGACTAATTCCCAGGGCAGCCAAGGGGGATGTGGCCCCGGCTGTGACGCCCAGAGCAGGCTGGCTCATGGCAGTCAGGAGCTAGAGAGGATTCAGCAGACGCTGAGTGAGCTGCAGGCCTTCCTCCATGAGGGCGTCGGCCTTGAGACAACGGACAGTGAAGCACAGGAGGTGGGGCAGCCTCAGGCGCAGAGAGACACTATGGACACAGAGCCCGGACATTGTAAAGAGCCGAGTTCTGAACACACCTCTCCAGAACTGGAAGGACAGCGTCTCCGAAATGGGCGAGAAGGCAAGAGCTTCCTGGAGTTGACGGGGTGGCACAGAGCCATGGAGCTGGAGGCTCGCATCCGCCAGGCAGGCCTCACCCCTCCTTCTCTCATGAAGAGGTCGGCCTCATTGGCCAAACTGGACTGTCTGGAGCTGTCAGCCAACGACCTCAGCGACTTGGACCTGAGGTCGCACATCAGAACGACATCGTCCCACTCTCAGGACTCTCTCTCCACGTCCCCATCCCACCTCGACGATACCTGGAAGAAGCAGAAGGTGTTGGCTCGAAACATTTGTGCCGAAAAGACAGGTTGGCTCCGCGATGACTCATCCTCGCCACAGTCTATGGCCGATTCCTCCGAAGAGACgggtgagagggaggaaacCGACAGTATTGGGAGCGGCGCGGTTGCCACATCACGTCAGCAGAGTCGGGGACACTCATCGAGGCGTTCTCGCAGAGCATCTGCTGAGAAAAAGCAGCGATCCATCACTGTGCTATACAATACTATGTAA